The proteins below are encoded in one region of Nitrospira sp.:
- a CDS encoding FAD-dependent oxidoreductase, translating into MKHDTGGTESVWTTFIPQLPSQLLTQSLQTDVCVVGAGMAGLSTAYSLACAGQSVVVLADGPIGGGMTERTTAHLSNVIDNGYVEIERLHGEAGARLAAESHTAAISRIETIVTTERIACDFERLDGYLFQAPDQSEEQLEQEQLAALRAGLEVIRIENNPMVPVLEPGPCLRFPRQAQFHPLKYMNGLAEAIIRRGGQIFTGCHVETVSGGAPAHIQTRSGRVITAQSVVVATNTPINDMVVVHTKQAPYTSYVIGARVPKEAVPAALYWDREDPYHYVRIQKETNAKSHDILIVGGEDHKTGQADDGEDRHQRLEQWARRRFPMITQIDYRWSGQVMEAIDGLGLIGRNPSDESNVYIATGDSGMGMTHGTIAAMLITDLILGRANAWTTLYDPARKPVKAAGTFIQENLNVAAQYTDWVSPGDVDSEENIPKGAGAVLREGLQKIAVYRDERGGLHRCSAVCPHLQCIVAWDSVEHTWNCPCHGSRFDAYGKVLNGPAISDLPPIETEQPDESSKSGAQPPFRLLSANDLEN; encoded by the coding sequence ATGAAACACGATACCGGCGGCACCGAATCTGTCTGGACCACATTTATCCCCCAACTTCCCTCACAACTATTGACTCAATCATTGCAAACGGATGTCTGCGTTGTTGGGGCCGGAATGGCTGGCCTCTCCACGGCCTACTCGTTGGCGTGTGCGGGGCAATCGGTGGTGGTCCTTGCTGATGGTCCAATCGGTGGAGGGATGACGGAGCGGACGACGGCCCATCTGTCAAACGTCATTGACAATGGCTATGTCGAAATCGAACGCCTGCATGGCGAGGCGGGCGCTCGTTTGGCCGCCGAGAGCCATACTGCGGCGATCAGTCGCATTGAAACTATTGTGACAACTGAACGGATTGCCTGCGATTTTGAGCGACTTGACGGCTACCTCTTTCAAGCGCCTGATCAATCAGAAGAACAACTGGAACAAGAACAGCTGGCGGCACTTCGTGCAGGTCTTGAAGTCATACGGATTGAGAATAATCCGATGGTCCCCGTTCTGGAACCGGGACCGTGCCTCCGATTTCCACGTCAAGCTCAATTCCACCCCTTGAAATACATGAACGGTTTAGCAGAGGCCATTATTCGACGTGGGGGACAGATCTTTACAGGCTGCCATGTCGAGACCGTCTCAGGCGGGGCACCAGCGCATATTCAAACCCGTTCAGGGCGTGTCATCACGGCGCAATCGGTCGTCGTCGCCACGAACACCCCCATCAACGACATGGTCGTGGTGCATACCAAACAAGCCCCCTATACCTCTTATGTCATCGGAGCGCGGGTGCCAAAGGAAGCCGTTCCTGCTGCGCTATACTGGGATCGGGAAGATCCTTACCACTACGTCAGAATCCAGAAGGAGACGAATGCTAAGAGTCACGATATCCTGATCGTCGGGGGCGAAGATCACAAAACCGGTCAAGCGGACGATGGGGAAGACCGCCACCAGCGATTGGAGCAGTGGGCTCGGAGACGGTTTCCCATGATCACGCAGATTGACTATCGCTGGTCGGGGCAAGTCATGGAGGCGATCGATGGGCTGGGCTTAATCGGGCGAAATCCCAGTGATGAATCCAATGTCTATATCGCCACTGGCGATTCCGGTATGGGTATGACGCATGGCACAATTGCCGCCATGCTCATTACGGATCTCATTCTGGGTCGTGCAAATGCATGGACGACTTTATACGATCCCGCTCGAAAGCCAGTGAAAGCCGCAGGAACCTTTATTCAGGAAAACCTGAATGTGGCCGCGCAATATACCGACTGGGTGTCGCCAGGCGATGTCGATTCTGAAGAGAACATTCCCAAAGGCGCCGGGGCAGTGCTGCGAGAGGGTCTTCAAAAGATTGCGGTCTATCGGGATGAAAGGGGAGGCCTACATCGCTGTTCAGCCGTGTGTCCGCACCTCCAATGCATTGTCGCGTGGGATTCTGTCGAGCATACCTGGAACTGTCCCTGCCATGGATCACGGTTCGATGCGTATGGCAAGGTACTGAATGGGCCGGCAATATCCGATCTTCCTCCTATTGAAACCGAACAACCGGATGAATCCTCCAAGAGTGGTGCGCAGCCACCGTTTCGCTTGCTCTCAGCGAACGATCTCGAGAATTAA
- a CDS encoding ligase-associated DNA damage response exonuclease, translated as MPDLIRLQAGGLVGPNQRFHIDAWGKAAVNLITHAHGDHARLGSAEYWCAEDCVPILRHRLGADIRVKPMRYEEKSRLGDCWISFHPAGHIRGSAQIRIEQYSTVWVVTGDYKRDPDPTCRPFEPIPCQTLITEATFGLPIYHWTSSSVTVKAIVDWWQWCKQQQVTALLFCYALGKAQRILAELCRWTDEEVLLHGAVASLTNIYREQGVSMIPTRLVGEVTGGTAGRLILAPPSAHRSPWMKRFSAVSTAFASGWMAVRGARRQRGYQRGFVLSDHADWAGLIKTVEESRASRVLVTHGSSESLARFLRETKGLHAEPLATEFGEREE; from the coding sequence TTGCCAGATCTTATCCGTCTACAAGCCGGCGGTTTAGTGGGACCCAATCAGCGCTTTCATATCGACGCGTGGGGAAAGGCGGCGGTGAATCTTATCACGCATGCCCACGGAGATCATGCACGGCTGGGAAGTGCCGAATATTGGTGTGCGGAAGACTGCGTGCCGATCCTACGGCATCGTTTAGGGGCGGATATTCGAGTGAAGCCAATGCGTTATGAAGAAAAATCGCGATTGGGTGATTGCTGGATTTCGTTTCATCCTGCCGGCCACATTCGCGGATCGGCGCAAATTCGTATCGAGCAATATTCAACCGTATGGGTCGTCACGGGAGACTACAAACGGGACCCCGATCCTACGTGTCGACCCTTCGAACCGATTCCATGCCAAACCCTCATCACCGAAGCTACATTCGGATTGCCGATTTATCATTGGACTTCTTCCTCCGTCACGGTAAAGGCGATCGTGGATTGGTGGCAGTGGTGCAAACAGCAGCAGGTGACGGCCCTCTTGTTTTGTTACGCGCTCGGCAAGGCACAGCGAATCTTGGCCGAACTGTGCCGTTGGACGGATGAAGAAGTACTCCTCCACGGTGCGGTCGCATCCCTCACGAACATATACCGGGAACAGGGAGTGTCGATGATCCCCACACGTTTGGTCGGTGAGGTCACAGGAGGCACTGCTGGACGCTTGATCTTGGCTCCGCCGTCGGCTCATCGCAGCCCATGGATGAAGCGTTTTTCGGCCGTTTCAACCGCCTTTGCGTCCGGATGGATGGCGGTGAGAGGGGCCAGACGACAACGAGGGTATCAGCGCGGATTCGTGCTGTCGGATCACGCCGATTGGGCGGGGCTGATCAAGACGGTTGAGGAATCTCGTGCGTCACGCGTACTGGTCACCCACGGTAGCAGCGAATCTCTCGCCCGCTTCCTGCGGGAGACGAAAGGGCTTCACGCGGAGCCACTGGCGACGGAATTCGGTGAGAGGGAAGAGTAG
- a CDS encoding ATP-dependent DNA ligase, translated as MQAFAALFERIDQTTSTNEKVESMADFFLRQDAETSAWTVFFLSGRKPKQLVGSAKLRRWAQELLGLPDWLVTECYGAVGDTAEMVALMIAATGHARQSSEALSALSLGEWMSTRLLPLAAMDDTSRHRRIVDWWLELSPKEIFILNKLLTGSLRVGVSETLVYRALASVLSLSPSVVASRLMSDWHPSAEFFLRLGQPFHEDQSAAHADNALLPVPFCLAAPLERDPAELGSVDEWQCEWKWDGIRCQAVKRATQLEIWSRGEERITSSFPDLVEKFSKVPGDWILDGEIVAGEWRSPQSFHMLQRRINRKKPTEASIKATPVAFLAYDLLQWNGKSWRESLLAERRTALENLLGSAVGSHLGISPLLSIASWDEAARLREQSRNSGAEGLILKSKRSVYETGRRRGVWFKWKIDPLSIDAVLTSAQPGTGRRASLYTDYTFSLWSIDELVPVAKAYSGLTDMEVRELDRWIRKHTIERFGPVRKVEAVRVFEIGFEGISRSERHKSGYAVRFPRILRERTDKQAQDANAVEDLEQLSKSVGMQSALSDASIKAPRSDNRSLQGEQMRLHLGDETDSA; from the coding sequence ATGCAGGCCTTTGCCGCCCTGTTCGAACGCATCGATCAGACAACGTCGACCAATGAGAAGGTCGAAAGCATGGCGGATTTTTTTCTTCGTCAGGATGCCGAAACCAGCGCATGGACAGTCTTTTTTCTCTCTGGCCGCAAGCCAAAACAACTGGTCGGTTCAGCAAAGTTGAGGCGATGGGCACAAGAACTCCTGGGCTTACCCGATTGGTTAGTTACCGAGTGTTACGGCGCGGTTGGAGACACGGCGGAAATGGTCGCGCTGATGATCGCCGCAACCGGACACGCGCGACAATCATCCGAGGCCCTCAGCGCATTGTCGCTCGGCGAGTGGATGAGTACCCGGCTCTTACCGTTGGCCGCGATGGACGATACTTCGCGCCATCGTCGCATCGTCGATTGGTGGCTAGAGCTTTCTCCGAAAGAAATCTTCATCCTCAATAAGTTATTGACTGGTTCGCTTCGCGTCGGAGTTTCGGAGACACTGGTATATCGAGCCTTGGCTTCGGTCCTGTCCCTGTCACCCTCGGTGGTCGCTTCCCGATTGATGTCTGACTGGCATCCCAGCGCCGAGTTTTTCCTACGGCTGGGTCAGCCCTTCCACGAAGACCAGTCAGCCGCCCACGCTGACAACGCCTTGTTACCCGTGCCGTTTTGTTTGGCCGCGCCGTTAGAGAGAGATCCGGCGGAACTAGGATCAGTCGACGAGTGGCAATGTGAGTGGAAATGGGATGGTATCCGTTGTCAGGCGGTCAAACGAGCCACGCAACTCGAGATTTGGTCACGTGGAGAGGAGCGGATCACTAGTTCGTTTCCGGACCTTGTCGAGAAGTTTTCCAAGGTTCCGGGTGATTGGATCTTGGACGGTGAAATTGTCGCTGGCGAATGGCGCAGTCCACAGTCGTTTCATATGTTGCAACGGCGCATCAATCGCAAGAAGCCGACAGAAGCGTCGATAAAGGCTACCCCTGTCGCTTTCCTCGCATATGACCTGTTGCAATGGAACGGGAAATCCTGGCGGGAAAGTCTTCTAGCGGAACGGAGAACGGCCTTGGAAAATCTGCTCGGGTCCGCCGTCGGTTCGCACTTGGGTATTTCTCCATTGCTCTCCATTGCATCGTGGGACGAAGCGGCGCGCTTGCGAGAGCAGTCGAGAAACAGTGGAGCCGAAGGGTTAATCCTCAAAAGTAAACGGTCAGTGTATGAGACCGGCCGTAGGCGTGGCGTCTGGTTTAAATGGAAGATTGATCCCTTGAGCATTGATGCGGTACTGACTTCGGCGCAGCCCGGAACGGGACGAAGAGCGTCGCTCTATACCGACTACACGTTCTCACTCTGGAGCATAGACGAACTCGTCCCTGTCGCAAAGGCGTATTCAGGCCTCACCGACATGGAAGTGCGGGAGCTCGATCGCTGGATCAGGAAGCACACCATCGAGCGATTCGGGCCAGTTCGTAAGGTGGAAGCAGTGCGTGTGTTCGAGATCGGATTCGAAGGCATCAGCCGCAGCGAGCGTCACAAGTCCGGTTACGCCGTCCGATTTCCTCGCATCTTGAGGGAGCGCACAGATAAACAGGCCCAAGACGCAAATGCTGTCGAGGATTTAGAACAATTGTCCAAGTCCGTAGGCATGCAGTCCGCGCTCAGTGACGCTTCAATCAAAGCGCCCCGCTCTGATAACCGCTCGTTGCAGGGAGAACAGATGAGATTGCACCTCGGCGATGAGACGGACTCCGCATGA
- a CDS encoding ligase-associated DNA damage response DEXH box helicase, translating into MKSSPKVLAGIRRLNRLRANPRRRLIAHRRAVWPVLSSDQAMAQWLAWFEKKGWVPFSFQREAWNAYFAGRSGVIAVATGSGKTYAALGAPLIDLIAHPSSNHNQLWILYISPLKALVRDVVRAVQQPLADLQWPIDIAERTGDTAQSSRRRLKVMLPHILVTTPESLAILLTDQGWQDRMKDLRAVVVDEWHELLGSKRGSLLELTLARLRSVATRARTWALSATIANLDEAAQVAVGSGEAAVIRADVTRRVLVQSILPESLTACPWFGYSGLRLLPDVLQSIDPNTSTLLFTNTRSHAERWYQAIVEARPEWKQTTALHHGSLDQEERQRVEGNVKNGNLRLVVSTSSLDLGVDFPPVEDVIQIGSAKSVARAIQRAGRAFHRPGEDTRVRLCPTNVMEILEASAVREAIQDSVLEERVPKHKPLDVLVQFLLNSAFHEGFTASELLMQVRSTYSFRAVTDDEFSWALQFVQSGGSLAAYPHFHKIEVESGRYHFASPILARQHKMNIGTIASDGGVIVQLRGGKRLGTIDEAFITKLNPGEVIQFAGRTLRFLQMRDMVAYVKAATHRHALATVWTGTIFPLSLPLSRYLRQNVEHLLYAFQGAAPRSPEIAAWLPIAQIQSARSRIPTARQTLAETCRTAEGHHLFVYTWDGWSVNEGLGHLVAYRLARLRPNTIAVSATNHGFELLSTEPLGSREEIRDALTDLRSLDADIQGSLNYPELAKRAFRDIARVAGLIQQGTPSVRKSARHLHMSSSLLFDVFTQYEPQHPLLMQAYDEVREQQLELHRLCSVMQAIANQELLYVPITRLTPFAFSLYAERIRSRLSTEKFEKRIARLQREVFG; encoded by the coding sequence ATGAAGTCTTCCCCGAAAGTGTTGGCCGGCATTCGGCGACTTAATCGGCTAAGAGCGAACCCCAGACGGAGGCTCATCGCCCACCGGCGGGCCGTGTGGCCTGTCCTCTCAAGCGATCAGGCGATGGCGCAATGGCTCGCCTGGTTTGAAAAAAAGGGGTGGGTTCCGTTTTCGTTCCAACGCGAAGCTTGGAATGCGTACTTCGCCGGCCGATCTGGAGTCATCGCCGTTGCAACCGGCAGTGGAAAAACCTATGCGGCCCTCGGCGCTCCGCTCATCGACCTGATCGCCCATCCTTCGTCCAACCACAACCAATTGTGGATTCTGTACATTAGCCCATTGAAGGCACTCGTGCGTGATGTCGTCAGGGCGGTTCAACAGCCGCTGGCTGATCTTCAATGGCCGATCGATATCGCCGAGCGAACAGGCGATACCGCGCAGTCATCTCGTCGTCGACTCAAGGTCATGCTGCCGCATATTTTAGTGACTACACCGGAATCCCTGGCGATCCTCCTGACCGATCAGGGATGGCAAGATCGCATGAAAGACCTGCGCGCCGTGGTGGTGGATGAATGGCATGAGCTGCTAGGCTCAAAACGCGGCAGTCTGCTTGAGTTGACGTTGGCTCGGCTTCGGTCCGTGGCTACCAGGGCTCGCACCTGGGCATTGTCTGCAACCATCGCCAATCTCGATGAGGCAGCTCAAGTAGCTGTGGGGTCAGGCGAAGCGGCAGTCATCCGCGCCGATGTCACCAGACGCGTCCTGGTCCAGTCAATTCTTCCGGAGTCGCTCACCGCCTGTCCTTGGTTCGGTTATTCCGGCCTTCGACTGCTGCCCGACGTGCTTCAAAGTATCGATCCGAACACAAGCACACTATTGTTCACGAATACACGCTCACACGCGGAGCGCTGGTACCAAGCAATCGTAGAGGCGAGGCCAGAGTGGAAGCAAACCACGGCATTGCACCATGGTTCATTGGATCAAGAGGAACGACAACGCGTAGAAGGTAACGTCAAGAACGGTAACCTTCGGCTGGTCGTGTCAACCTCGTCGCTCGATCTCGGCGTGGATTTTCCACCCGTTGAAGATGTCATCCAAATCGGGTCGGCCAAGTCGGTGGCCAGGGCGATTCAACGCGCAGGCCGGGCCTTTCATCGTCCCGGCGAGGACACCCGTGTGCGGCTTTGTCCGACCAATGTGATGGAAATCCTCGAAGCCTCGGCCGTACGTGAAGCCATTCAAGACAGCGTGCTGGAAGAGCGGGTTCCGAAACACAAACCACTCGATGTGCTAGTGCAATTTCTGCTGAACTCGGCGTTTCACGAAGGATTCACTGCGTCCGAGTTGCTGATGCAAGTCCGTTCGACTTATTCGTTTCGCGCCGTCACAGACGACGAATTCTCCTGGGCATTGCAGTTTGTCCAGTCCGGCGGGTCACTTGCTGCGTATCCGCATTTCCACAAAATCGAGGTGGAGAGCGGACGCTACCATTTTGCGTCGCCGATTCTCGCGCGTCAGCACAAGATGAACATCGGCACGATTGCTTCTGACGGTGGAGTCATTGTCCAATTGCGAGGAGGAAAAAGGCTGGGCACTATTGATGAGGCATTTATCACGAAACTGAACCCAGGCGAGGTCATCCAATTCGCCGGCCGCACCCTGAGGTTCCTACAGATGCGGGACATGGTGGCCTACGTCAAAGCGGCCACACATCGCCATGCTCTAGCGACAGTATGGACGGGAACGATTTTCCCACTCAGCTTGCCGCTTTCGCGCTATCTCAGACAAAACGTGGAGCATCTTCTTTATGCGTTTCAAGGAGCGGCGCCTCGTTCACCGGAAATCGCCGCTTGGCTGCCGATTGCCCAGATACAATCAGCGCGCTCACGCATTCCCACCGCGCGGCAGACGCTTGCCGAAACGTGCCGAACGGCCGAGGGACATCATCTGTTTGTATACACATGGGATGGTTGGTCGGTCAACGAAGGCTTGGGGCATCTAGTAGCGTATCGGCTGGCGCGGCTGCGACCCAACACGATCGCCGTGTCAGCCACAAATCATGGGTTCGAGCTGTTGTCAACGGAGCCGCTGGGCAGTCGTGAGGAGATTCGAGACGCATTGACGGATCTTCGCAGCTTGGACGCAGATATTCAGGGTTCCCTCAATTATCCCGAGCTTGCAAAGCGGGCCTTCCGTGACATCGCGCGGGTCGCCGGTTTGATTCAGCAGGGGACGCCATCTGTCAGAAAATCTGCTCGCCATTTGCACATGAGCTCCTCGCTATTGTTCGATGTGTTCACGCAGTACGAACCGCAGCATCCCTTGCTCATGCAAGCCTATGACGAGGTTCGGGAGCAACAGCTCGAGCTTCACCGACTGTGTTCCGTGATGCAGGCAATCGCCAACCAAGAATTGCTCTACGTGCCCATCACTCGCCTGACGCCATTCGCATTTTCTTTGTACGCTGAACGGATTCGCTCGCGGCTATCCACAGAAAAGTTCGAGAAGCGGATCGCGCGGCTTCAGCGTGAGGTATTCGGCTAG
- the pdeM gene encoding ligase-associated DNA damage response endonuclease PdeM, with protein MQIAVRDEPFELLPERCLFWPSQRMLVVADCHFGKAETFQQHGLWLPAAPLRQDLAVLSTLIKRLSVERILFLGDLVHASAGVTNKIVEEFAAWLTEYSGHVDVILGNHDKGLSKRWPADWSVVKLRRHVRIGKFFFQHQPPNKPRSGSTFYWSGHVHPVMSLIMGPERMRLPAFFISPNQGLLPAFSRLAGGFEISPSRRDRVFVIGGRGVYEININAGALVHPS; from the coding sequence ATGCAGATTGCCGTCCGGGATGAACCATTTGAGCTATTACCAGAACGCTGTTTGTTTTGGCCCTCGCAGCGTATGCTCGTGGTGGCCGATTGCCATTTCGGCAAAGCTGAAACATTTCAACAGCACGGCCTGTGGCTTCCCGCTGCTCCCCTTCGACAAGATCTGGCCGTATTGTCCACTCTCATAAAGAGATTGTCGGTAGAACGAATATTGTTTTTAGGCGATCTTGTGCATGCGTCGGCAGGAGTGACCAACAAGATTGTTGAAGAGTTTGCGGCTTGGCTGACCGAATACTCAGGTCATGTCGATGTAATTCTCGGCAATCATGATAAAGGCTTGTCCAAGCGGTGGCCCGCTGATTGGAGCGTCGTAAAACTGCGCAGACATGTTCGCATCGGTAAATTTTTTTTCCAGCATCAGCCGCCAAATAAGCCGCGATCCGGCAGCACATTTTATTGGTCGGGACATGTGCATCCCGTGATGTCGTTGATCATGGGCCCTGAGCGCATGCGATTGCCCGCGTTCTTTATTTCTCCTAACCAAGGACTGCTGCCTGCATTTTCACGGTTGGCCGGTGGTTTTGAAATTTCGCCGTCGCGCCGTGACCGTGTCTTCGTAATAGGAGGACGAGGCGTGTACGAAATAAATATAAATGCTGGTGCCCTTGTTCATCCATCGTGA
- a CDS encoding thermonuclease family protein, protein MTPFWFFSILVLVLIPSVGGATSFSGEVVSVVDGDTFDVEHEQVIERIRLHGIDAPEKGQEFSRRSRQFLETLTMKQRVTVEAKGHDKYARTIGDVFLPDGRNISNELVTAGLAWWYCRYSSDATLQQVQEDARAAKLGIWSDPAPIPPWVYRKFQRFQVPDLSDLACPRPTSHSHGAR, encoded by the coding sequence ATGACACCTTTTTGGTTCTTTTCAATACTGGTCCTCGTCCTCATTCCCTCTGTCGGCGGGGCTACAAGTTTTTCTGGAGAGGTGGTCAGCGTGGTCGATGGAGACACCTTCGACGTTGAACACGAGCAGGTGATTGAGCGCATTCGCTTACATGGGATCGATGCCCCAGAGAAGGGACAGGAGTTCAGCCGACGGTCCAGGCAGTTTCTCGAAACGCTAACGATGAAACAACGAGTCACTGTCGAAGCCAAAGGCCACGATAAGTATGCACGCACCATCGGCGATGTGTTTTTACCTGATGGCCGAAACATCAGCAATGAACTTGTGACGGCGGGACTGGCTTGGTGGTATTGTCGGTACTCCTCAGATGCAACACTTCAACAGGTGCAAGAGGACGCACGAGCAGCAAAACTCGGCATCTGGAGCGATCCGGCTCCGATACCACCGTGGGTCTATCGAAAGTTTCAACGATTCCAAGTTCCCGACTTGTCGGATCTTGCCTGTCCTCGTCCCACCTCCCATTCCCATGGTGCTCGGTGA
- a CDS encoding helix-hairpin-helix domain-containing protein codes for MKFKEQTVRTWAVTISLSALLLGAAPLFTFPVPSPSVYAADLLDLNTANADQLKSLPCIGEAYADKIIKARPYTRKDELVQKNVIPQATYDKIKDQVIAKQK; via the coding sequence ATGAAGTTCAAGGAGCAGACCGTTAGAACCTGGGCCGTGACTATAAGTCTGAGCGCATTGCTCTTGGGGGCAGCGCCCCTGTTTACCTTTCCAGTCCCTAGCCCCTCGGTTTATGCAGCCGATCTCCTTGACCTGAATACGGCCAACGCGGATCAACTGAAAAGCCTCCCGTGCATTGGCGAGGCCTATGCCGACAAGATCATCAAAGCCCGCCCCTACACCCGCAAAGATGAGCTCGTTCAGAAGAACGTGATCCCGCAGGCAACCTACGACAAAATTAAAGACCAAGTTATAGCAAAGCAGAAGTAG
- a CDS encoding PilZ domain-containing protein produces the protein MAFDQRHHDRVPITTPVSYEVLNRAGVRQGYGTVTNLSVRGWKINGNVPLQAGEVCSMEVRLPPKEWVSILVGVVRWSRGEEAGIETLVINDEAAKPLHEYIQARVKAL, from the coding sequence ATGGCGTTTGACCAACGTCATCACGACCGCGTTCCGATCACCACCCCAGTCAGCTATGAAGTCTTGAATCGTGCAGGCGTTCGCCAAGGCTATGGCACCGTGACCAATCTGTCAGTTCGAGGATGGAAGATTAACGGTAATGTTCCACTCCAAGCAGGCGAAGTCTGTTCAATGGAGGTCAGACTCCCGCCAAAGGAATGGGTCTCGATCTTAGTTGGGGTGGTACGATGGAGCCGAGGGGAGGAAGCCGGAATAGAAACACTGGTGATCAATGATGAGGCTGCGAAGCCATTGCACGAGTACATCCAAGCGCGGGTGAAAGCGTTATGA
- a CDS encoding PilZ domain-containing protein has product MRQFALRHHYRFPLFGPLMYEHANREGYGTVTDVSSIGWRVSGSLPLEPGDVCSLKVRLSPMLWVSVAAGKVRWVQGEEAGIETLVMNEESEARLNAYIFERIKTL; this is encoded by the coding sequence ATGAGGCAGTTCGCCCTCCGCCACCATTACCGTTTTCCACTGTTTGGCCCGCTGATGTACGAACATGCCAACCGAGAGGGTTACGGGACCGTGACCGATGTCTCCTCGATTGGATGGCGGGTCTCTGGATCATTACCGTTGGAGCCGGGGGATGTGTGTTCGTTGAAAGTCCGCCTCTCGCCAATGCTCTGGGTCTCTGTCGCCGCTGGGAAAGTCCGATGGGTCCAGGGGGAAGAAGCCGGGATAGAAACCTTGGTGATGAACGAGGAGTCCGAAGCACGGTTAAACGCCTACATCTTCGAGCGGATCAAAACGTTATGA